The Xenopus tropicalis strain Nigerian chromosome 2, UCB_Xtro_10.0, whole genome shotgun sequence genome window below encodes:
- the LOC116408614 gene encoding olfactory receptor 51L1-like, which translates to MGIEFNISKNFVLLGIEEMERFKYLYCLLFFLIYFFILLFSCTIISVVLLDESLHGPMYTLIAILLLNGIFGSSSIFPKLITDLLLSSKEISHVGCVAQAYTIILFAFCEISTFTIMAHDTYIAVGHPLRYPTLMTNSVALKLIMGSLIFNIILMLPIPILSARLPICGSRISGIFCDNPSILVLSCVDVSLNKLYGNVTLVGYISVMALLIAHSYLRICLICLKISKDASPASCREFCVSASPLGYLGNVFIKSPHPTQEAAL; encoded by the exons ATGGGAATTGAGTTCAATATTAGCAAGAACTTTGTGCTCCTCGGCATTGAGGAGATGGAAAGGTTTAAATATCTTTACTGCTTACTTTTTTTCCTAATTTACTTCTTCATCTTGCTGTTTAGCTGCACCATCATCTCTGTGGTGCTGTTGGATGAAAGCCTTCATGGTCCCATGTACACGCTCATAGCCATTCTTCTGCTGAACGGGATCTTTGGGAGCTCAAGTATCTTCCCAAAACTCATCACTGACTTGTTATTATCATCCAAAGAGATTTCTCATGTCGGCTGCGTGGCCCAGGCATACACCATAATACTTTTTGCCTTCTGTGAGATCTCCACCTTCACCATCATGGCGCACGATACCTACATAGCAGTCGGCCACCCATTGAGATACCCAACTCTAATGACAAATTCAGTGGCTTTGAAACTAATCATGGGGTCTCTGATCTTCAATATCATCTTAATGTTGCCTATTCCAATACTTTCTGCCAGACTCCCAATTTGTGGGTCTCGCATTAGCGGCATATTTTGTGACAACCCATCCATCCTTGTTCTCTCCTGTGTAGATGTTTCGCTCAACAAGTTGTATGGGAATGTTACTCTGGTGGGTTATATATCGGTTATGGCACTGCTCATAGCCCATTCCTACCTCCGGATCTGCCTGATCTGCCTCAAGATTTCCAAAGACGCCT CTCCCGCGTCCTGCAGAGAATTCTGTGTATCTGCTTCTCCTTTGGGATATTTGGGAAATGTCTTTATAAAGAGCCCACATCCCACGCAGGAGGCCGCGCTCTAG
- the LOC101735195 gene encoding olfactory receptor 6N1 gives MEIEFNTSESFVLLGIEEMERFKYLYCSLLLLLYFFILLCSCTIISVVLLDESLHEPMYTLIASLLLNGIFGSSCVFPKLIADLLLSSKEISRVACFIQRLCVTLFAYNEISTFTIMAHDTYLAVGHPLRYPTLMTNPVALKLILGSLIFNFILMLPSLLLSDRLPLCGSHISNVFCDNPSILFLSCVNDSVSKLYGTIIFVGYLVFMVLLISHSYLRILLTCLKISKDASPASCREFCVSASPLGYLGNVFIKSPHPTQEAAL, from the exons ATGGAAATTGAGTTCAATACCAGCGAGAGCTTTGTGCTCCTCGGCATTGAGGAGATGGAAAGGTTTAAATATCTTTACTGCTCACTTTTACTCCTACTTTACTTCTTCATCTTGCTGTGTAGCTGCACCATCATCTCTGTGGTGCTGTTGGATGAAAGCCTTCATGAGCCCATGTACACGCTCATAGCCAGCCTTCTGCTCAACGGGATATTTGGGAGCTCCTGTGTCTTCCCAAAACTCATCGCTGACTTGTTATTATCATCCAAAGAGATTTCACGTGTCGCCTGTTTCATCCAGAGACTCTGTGTGACGCTATTTGCCTACAATGAGATCTCCACCTTCACCATCATGGCGCACGATACCTACTTAGCCGTCGGCCACCCATTGAGATACCCAACTCTAATGACGAACCCAGTGGCCTTGAAATTAATCCTGGGGTCTCTGATCTTCAATTTCATCTTAATGTTGCCTTCTTTATTACTTTCTGACAGACTCCCACTTTGTGGGTCTCACATTAGCAACGTATTTTGTGACAACCCATCCATCCTTTTTCTCTCCTGTGTAAATGATTCTGTCAGCAAGTTGTATGGAACAATTATTTTTGTAGGTTATTTAGTTTTCATGGTGCTGCTCATATCCCATTCCTACCTCCGGATATTGCTGACCTGCCTCAAGATTTCCAAAGACGCCT CTCCCGCGTCCTGCAGAGAATTCTGTGTATCTGCTTCTCCTTTGGGATATTTGGGAAATGTCTTTATAAAGAGCCCACATCCCACGCAGGAGGCCGCGCTCTAG